The Schistocerca cancellata isolate TAMUIC-IGC-003103 chromosome 4, iqSchCanc2.1, whole genome shotgun sequence genome contains a region encoding:
- the LOC126183458 gene encoding neugrin isoform X2 — translation MLDALNKQQEIKRQKHVQAMKIVERKYFKKAKEPNMVFWEEKEQMRYLHNNNPEEWDVARLSESFPVSQTAVKKILKANWSPQDRERILKYNESVKRNWKLLKDGKLDIDEKLKTHLMKFMSREKAQLPSSDSLSVLNPGTLPPKQLCRGGDKIADTRRLNATKPKKEPHQDQQHKNKSELPGTYKIGDSHYDSEDGEFLFRVPGMNS, via the exons ATGTTGGACGCCCTGAATAAACAGCA AGAGATCAAAAGACAGAAACATGTGCAGGCAATGAAAATTGTTGAAAGGAAGTATTTCAAGAAAGCCAAGGAACCAAATATGGTGTTCTGGGAAGAAAAAGAACAGATGCGATATCTTCATAACAACAACCCAGAAGAGTGGGATGTTGCTAGACTCTCAGAAAGCTTTCCAGTTTCACAGACTGCTGTAAAG AAAATTCTAAAGGCAAATTGGAGTCCACAAGATAGAGAGAGAATACTGAAGTACAATGAAAGTGTAAAAAGAAACTGGAAGCTGTTGAAAGACGGGAAACTAGATatagatgaaaaactgaaaacCCATTTAATGAAATTTATGTCGAGGGAAAAAGCTCAGCTTCCATCTTCTG ATTCACTTTCAGTATTGAATCCTGGTACACTTCCACCAAAACAATTATGTCGTGGAGGTGACAAGATTGCAGACACTAGAAGACTGAATGCAACAAAACCGAAGAAGGAGCCACATCAAGACCAACAACACAAAAATAAGAGCGAATTGCCAGGAACATACAAGATAGGTGATTCTCATTACGACAGTGAAGATGGGGAGTTTTTGTTCCGTGTACCTGGAATGAATTCTTAG
- the LOC126183458 gene encoding neugrin isoform X1 translates to MARFLQLKLWKNISTTTVHMAKKKHFRELKESTPNNPGVNLRLRAISQEEKGLPMNFEDDIDDFELDVMNADKAFDDHEREIKRQKHVQAMKIVERKYFKKAKEPNMVFWEEKEQMRYLHNNNPEEWDVARLSESFPVSQTAVKKILKANWSPQDRERILKYNESVKRNWKLLKDGKLDIDEKLKTHLMKFMSREKAQLPSSDSLSVLNPGTLPPKQLCRGGDKIADTRRLNATKPKKEPHQDQQHKNKSELPGTYKIGDSHYDSEDGEFLFRVPGMNS, encoded by the exons ATGGCTCGCTTTTTGCAGTTAAAACTGTGGAAAAATATTTCGACAACGACTGTGCACATGGCAAAGAAAAAACACTTTCGTGAACTCAAAGAGTCCACGCCAAACAATCCTGGAGTGAATTTGAGGCTACGGGCAATTTCCCAGGAAGAAAAGGGCCTTCCGATGAATTTTGAAGATGATATTGACGATTTCGAGTTAGACGTAATGAATGCTGACAAAGCTTTTGATGACCATGAAAG AGAGATCAAAAGACAGAAACATGTGCAGGCAATGAAAATTGTTGAAAGGAAGTATTTCAAGAAAGCCAAGGAACCAAATATGGTGTTCTGGGAAGAAAAAGAACAGATGCGATATCTTCATAACAACAACCCAGAAGAGTGGGATGTTGCTAGACTCTCAGAAAGCTTTCCAGTTTCACAGACTGCTGTAAAG AAAATTCTAAAGGCAAATTGGAGTCCACAAGATAGAGAGAGAATACTGAAGTACAATGAAAGTGTAAAAAGAAACTGGAAGCTGTTGAAAGACGGGAAACTAGATatagatgaaaaactgaaaacCCATTTAATGAAATTTATGTCGAGGGAAAAAGCTCAGCTTCCATCTTCTG ATTCACTTTCAGTATTGAATCCTGGTACACTTCCACCAAAACAATTATGTCGTGGAGGTGACAAGATTGCAGACACTAGAAGACTGAATGCAACAAAACCGAAGAAGGAGCCACATCAAGACCAACAACACAAAAATAAGAGCGAATTGCCAGGAACATACAAGATAGGTGATTCTCATTACGACAGTGAAGATGGGGAGTTTTTGTTCCGTGTACCTGGAATGAATTCTTAG
- the LOC126183458 gene encoding neugrin isoform X3 produces MKIVERKYFKKAKEPNMVFWEEKEQMRYLHNNNPEEWDVARLSESFPVSQTAVKKILKANWSPQDRERILKYNESVKRNWKLLKDGKLDIDEKLKTHLMKFMSREKAQLPSSDSLSVLNPGTLPPKQLCRGGDKIADTRRLNATKPKKEPHQDQQHKNKSELPGTYKIGDSHYDSEDGEFLFRVPGMNS; encoded by the exons ATGAAAATTGTTGAAAGGAAGTATTTCAAGAAAGCCAAGGAACCAAATATGGTGTTCTGGGAAGAAAAAGAACAGATGCGATATCTTCATAACAACAACCCAGAAGAGTGGGATGTTGCTAGACTCTCAGAAAGCTTTCCAGTTTCACAGACTGCTGTAAAG AAAATTCTAAAGGCAAATTGGAGTCCACAAGATAGAGAGAGAATACTGAAGTACAATGAAAGTGTAAAAAGAAACTGGAAGCTGTTGAAAGACGGGAAACTAGATatagatgaaaaactgaaaacCCATTTAATGAAATTTATGTCGAGGGAAAAAGCTCAGCTTCCATCTTCTG ATTCACTTTCAGTATTGAATCCTGGTACACTTCCACCAAAACAATTATGTCGTGGAGGTGACAAGATTGCAGACACTAGAAGACTGAATGCAACAAAACCGAAGAAGGAGCCACATCAAGACCAACAACACAAAAATAAGAGCGAATTGCCAGGAACATACAAGATAGGTGATTCTCATTACGACAGTGAAGATGGGGAGTTTTTGTTCCGTGTACCTGGAATGAATTCTTAG